The proteins below are encoded in one region of Micromonospora sp. DSM 45708:
- a CDS encoding ice-binding family protein, with protein sequence MPSVLAASAAAAVAVAMLIFNSTAASAADAPVNLGTASDFSVLAGAEPTNTGPSFLAQSLGRFPGNTASGFGTATIGGAVHLGDAVALQAQSDLTTAFNDAAGRTPFTNLPAELGGNTLNPGVYRIGAAQLTGTLTLNGQGDPQAVFIFQVDSALTTASNSSVVLINGASACNVFWKIGSSATLGTGTTFLGTIMAQASITMTTGANLQGRALARTAAVTLDTNVITAPVCPGPTTGPSGPSGPPGPSGPPGPSGSPGAPGSPGAPGSPGAPGSPGAPGSPGAPGSPGAPGSPGAPGSPGAPGSPGAPGGHGQPGKPGGPGNRGMLPVTGSNQIPAVAGAGGVLVAAGGTLFFLARRRRTQQS encoded by the coding sequence ATGCCGTCAGTACTCGCCGCCTCGGCGGCTGCCGCCGTGGCCGTCGCCATGCTGATCTTCAACTCGACCGCGGCCAGCGCGGCGGACGCCCCGGTCAACCTCGGCACCGCCAGCGACTTCTCCGTCCTGGCCGGCGCCGAGCCCACCAACACCGGCCCGAGCTTCCTGGCACAGAGTCTCGGCCGGTTCCCGGGGAACACCGCATCGGGCTTCGGAACGGCGACCATCGGCGGTGCGGTCCACCTCGGCGACGCGGTCGCCCTCCAGGCCCAAAGCGACCTGACCACGGCCTTCAACGACGCCGCCGGCCGGACCCCGTTCACCAACCTGCCCGCGGAACTCGGCGGCAACACCCTCAACCCCGGCGTCTACCGGATCGGGGCGGCACAGCTGACCGGGACCCTGACGCTGAACGGACAGGGCGACCCCCAGGCCGTGTTCATCTTCCAGGTCGACTCCGCGCTGACGACGGCGTCGAACAGCAGTGTCGTCCTGATCAACGGCGCTTCGGCATGCAACGTGTTTTGGAAGATCGGCAGTTCCGCGACCCTCGGTACGGGCACCACCTTCCTGGGCACCATCATGGCCCAGGCGTCGATCACAATGACCACGGGCGCGAATCTGCAGGGCCGCGCGCTGGCTCGCACCGCCGCCGTCACCCTCGACACCAACGTCATCACCGCTCCGGTGTGCCCCGGGCCGACCACCGGCCCGTCCGGCCCCTCCGGTCCGCCCGGGCCTTCAGGCCCACCCGGCCCGTCCGGCAGCCCTGGCGCACCTGGCAGCCCCGGAGCACCCGGCAGCCCCGGAGCACCCGGCAGCCCCGGAGCACCCGGCAGCCCCGGAGCACCCGGCAGCCCCGGAGCACCCGGCAGCCCCGGAGCACCCGGCAGCCCCGGAGCACCCGGCAGCCCCGGTGCCCCGGGTGGCCATGGTCAGCCGGGCAAGCCGGGTGGTCCCGGCAACCGCGGCATGCTGCCGGTGACCGGTAGCAACCAGATTCCCGCCGTGGCCGGTGCGGGAGGTGTCCTGGTCGCCGCGGGCGGAACCCTGTTCTTCCTCGCTCGGCGTCGCCGGACCCAGCAGTCCTGA
- a CDS encoding YqgE/AlgH family protein, with translation MQGEGQAIGGRAMESMTGRLLVATPVLKDPNFDRTVVLLVAHEPGGALGVVLNRATEVPVADVLGDWSDLAREPAVLFEGGPVQPDSAICLARMRHPVQPVKGFHRVSGAVGTIDLSVDPEKLRDAVGGIRVFAGYSGWGAGQLEREIEEGSWFVLDALPGDAFVDRPDDLWPMVLRRQGGMMAAVAHFPPDVALN, from the coding sequence ATGCAGGGTGAGGGGCAGGCGATCGGTGGCCGAGCCATGGAGTCGATGACCGGACGACTGCTGGTCGCGACGCCTGTGCTCAAGGACCCGAACTTCGACCGTACGGTCGTGCTGCTGGTCGCCCACGAGCCCGGTGGTGCGCTCGGCGTGGTGCTGAACCGGGCCACCGAGGTCCCGGTGGCCGATGTGCTCGGTGACTGGAGCGATCTGGCACGCGAGCCTGCGGTGCTCTTCGAGGGCGGCCCGGTGCAGCCCGACTCGGCCATCTGCCTGGCCCGGATGCGCCACCCGGTGCAGCCGGTCAAGGGCTTCCACCGCGTCTCCGGCGCGGTCGGCACCATCGACCTCTCGGTCGACCCGGAGAAGCTGCGCGACGCGGTCGGCGGGATCCGGGTCTTCGCCGGTTACTCCGGTTGGGGCGCCGGTCAGTTGGAGCGGGAGATCGAGGAGGGGTCCTGGTTCGTGCTGGACGCGCTGCCCGGCGACGCCTTCGTCGACCGGCCGGACGATCTCTGGCCGATGGTGCTGCGCCGGCAGGGCGGCATGATGGCGGCGGTGGCCCACTTCCCGCCGGACGTGGCGCTGAACTGA